CTTTCGTCCGTCGCGCACCAGAATGGCCCCTTCCTTTTCCCCAAGTTCAATATACTTCACGGTCCGTTGCTTATGGGCTTCGCGAATGACCGGGCCTAAAAAGACGCTCTCCTCCAGCCCATTGCCGATTTTCAATTCATTCGCGGCCGCCACCAGCTTCTCGACAAGTTCATCGGCAATCTCCCCAACCGCGACAACGACCGACGCCGCCATGCACCGTTCTCCCGCCGAGCCGAACGCCGCGTTAATAATTTCACGGACCGCAACATTCAAATCGGCATCCGGCATGACAATGGAATGGTTTTTCGCCCCCGTCAACGCTTGAACCCGTTTGCCGTGAGCCGCTGCCGTTTTGTACACATACTCGCCGACCGGCTGGGAGCCGACAAACGAGATGGCTTTCACATCCGGGTGCTCCAACAGCCCGTTCACGACATCATGCGCCCCATGGACGATGTTAAGCACCCCGTCCGGAAGCCCAGCCTCTTTAAACAGTTCAGCCAAACGATTCGCCAACATCGGCGTGCGCTCGGACGGTTTTAAGACGAACGTGTTTCCGCACGCAATCGCCAGCGGGAACATCCAGCAAGGGACCATCATCGGGAAGTTAAACGGCGTGATGCCCCCCACGACGCCGATCGGATACCGGTACATCCCCGATTCAATGCCGGTCGCAATATCTGGAAGCTGCCGCCCCATCATGAGCGTCGGCGCACCGGCCGCAAATTCGACGCATTCAATGCCGCGTTGCACTTCCCCATAAGCTTCGTTGTAGCTTTTGCCGTTTTCTAACGTCACCAATCGGGCCAGCTCTTCCCAATGCTCGACAAGCAACTGCTGATATTTAAACAAGATTCTTGCCCGGCGCGGCACCGGCGTTTTGCGCCATGTTTTGAACGCCTCTTTGGCAGCTCGGACCGCTTCGTCCAACTCCTCGCGGCTTGAAATCGGAACGTAGGCCAACACTTCGCCCGTTGCCGGGTTCGGAACGGCTTCCGTCTTCCCGGAACGAGACTCGACCCATTGCCCGCCAATATAGTTTTTTAAGGTTTGCACTCCCGTTGTCATCGTCATGTCCATGTTCCCCCTTCTTTTTATTTCCGAGCAGCTGAACCGTTGCGATGTTGTTCGATGAACTGTTCGATTTGCGCCAATGTCGGCATCGCATCCGAGCAGCTATGGCTTGAGATGACAATCGACGCCGCAGCTGCCCCGTATTCCATTGCCTTTGGAATCGGCCAATCGTTCATTAGCCCGTAGATAAATCCTGCGGCATACGAGTCGCCGGCCCCAAACGTTTTGACAATATTTGCTGGGAAAATCGTGCCGACAAACGTTTCTCCAGTTTTCGTATAAGCAATAGACCCGTCTTTGCCATGCTTAATGACAACGATTTTCGCGTTGTAATCAAACCATTTTCGCGCTGTTTGTTCATCATCGCGCCGCTGGCCGTCAAACCGCTCCATCATGTCAAATTCTTCTCTCGTGCCGATGATCACGTCGCATTTTTCGGCTGCCAAGTTGTAATAGATCGCTGTTTCCTCTTTGGATTGCCACGTATATGGGCGATAATCCAAATCGAACACAACGACGGTTCCATGGCGTCTTGCGTAGTCCAACGCTAAAAACACCGCTTCTCTTGACGGGCTTTTCGCTAAAGCTGTCCCGGAAATCAACAGGCATTTGGCGCGCCGAATATAGTCTTCGTCAATATCGTTCGGTTCCAGCTTCAAATCAGCGACATTATCGCGATACATTAGGATGCTGCAGTCGGTCGGGCTCTTGATTTCGGTAAAAGCCAAGCCCGTCACACTGCCGGACTTGTCGGTAATGACATGGGACGTATCAATTCCATTGTTTTTTAAATATCGGACAATAAATCGACCCATTTGGTCGTCGGCCACTCGGCCGATAAACCCTGTTTTCATGCCGAGCCGGGCCATGCCGATGGCAATATTCGCCGGAGATCCGCCGACATATTTCGTAAACGTCATCGTTTCTTCCATCGGCCGATGGATTTCATTGGCGTTCAAATCGATGCATAGCCGGCCAACGGCGATAAAATCCAACGGTTTTTGCTGGTCAAATGGGAGGAAACTCATCGAACCGCCTCTTTCCTGTCGTCTTTTTAGATTATTTCTCCTTCTGTTTGGCCGCGAGCTTGCTTTCCATCACCCAGTCATGGTCCGGGTCATTATGAAACTTCCACGTCCGCACCGGCCCGGCCATGACGTTCAAGTAATACCCCTCATACCCTGGGGGAGCGGAAACCGGATGGTAGCCTTTCGGGACTAAGACGACATCCCCGTTTTTCACGACCATCGTTTCGTCGATGGAACGATCATCGGTGTACACACGCTGCACCATAAAACCGTGACCGGGATTGATTTTATGATAATACGTTTCTTCCAAATACGACTCATGGGGCAAGTTGTCTTGGTCGTGTTTATGCGGGGGGTAGCTCGACCAGTTTCCTTCCGGCGTAAACACTTCAACGACAAGCAAGCTGTCGGCCGGTTGGGATTCCGGAAGAATGTTATGCACCCGCCGTTCAATATTTCCTGCTCCCCGTATTTCAACTCCTACTTCGCTTGGGGGGATCAATCGCGCCGGATATGTACCTTTCCCCGGCGCTAAACAAACCGCTACTTCCACATCCGTCATCGCTTCGACTTCATACACATCGTTTGCCGGAACATAGACCGAGTATGGCGGAACTTTCTCAAACACATCCATTCTCAATCCGATCTGTTCCCACCGCTCCAGCTTCGTAGATATGTTCGCTTTCCCTTTGAGAAGAACAAGGCAAGCCTCCTGATCCTTCGTCTCTTTTCGCAATGTTTGTCCTTTTGCCAACACATACACTTCAAACCCGACGTACTCCCACCCCACTGATTCCGGTGTTACGCGGACGACGTTCCCTTCTTCATTCGGCGAATGGCTTGGTATGATCAGTCGGCTCATCGTTTCATCCTCCCCCCCTTACCGCTTTTGGGCCGCCAAGAGATGATGAACAAGGCGGTCAATATATTCTTTGGCCATTTTGGCGTACGTGTACGGGTGCGCCACAGCCGGGTCCTGTTCTGCTTCGACGATGATCCAGCCGTTATAGTCCATCTCAATCAATTTGGCAAAAATCGGAACAAAGTCAATGCATCCATCTCCAGGAACCGTAAACATGCCACGCAACACCGCCGTGCGAAAGTCGAGTTGTTCCCGTCTCACCAGCTCGAGCACATCGTGCCTTACGTCTTTCAAATGAACGTATTGAATGCGATCCGCATACCGATGCAACAGTTCAACTGGATCATATCCGCCATATAACGCATGCCCTGTGTCATACAAGAGATGGACAAGATTCGGATC
Above is a window of Geobacillus thermoleovorans DNA encoding:
- the iolC gene encoding 5-dehydro-2-deoxygluconokinase — protein: MSFLPFDQQKPLDFIAVGRLCIDLNANEIHRPMEETMTFTKYVGGSPANIAIGMARLGMKTGFIGRVADDQMGRFIVRYLKNNGIDTSHVITDKSGSVTGLAFTEIKSPTDCSILMYRDNVADLKLEPNDIDEDYIRRAKCLLISGTALAKSPSREAVFLALDYARRHGTVVVFDLDYRPYTWQSKEETAIYYNLAAEKCDVIIGTREEFDMMERFDGQRRDDEQTARKWFDYNAKIVVIKHGKDGSIAYTKTGETFVGTIFPANIVKTFGAGDSYAAGFIYGLMNDWPIPKAMEYGAAAASIVISSHSCSDAMPTLAQIEQFIEQHRNGSAARK
- the iolB gene encoding 5-deoxy-glucuronate isomerase, with amino-acid sequence MSRLIIPSHSPNEEGNVVRVTPESVGWEYVGFEVYVLAKGQTLRKETKDQEACLVLLKGKANISTKLERWEQIGLRMDVFEKVPPYSVYVPANDVYEVEAMTDVEVAVCLAPGKGTYPARLIPPSEVGVEIRGAGNIERRVHNILPESQPADSLLVVEVFTPEGNWSSYPPHKHDQDNLPHESYLEETYYHKINPGHGFMVQRVYTDDRSIDETMVVKNGDVVLVPKGYHPVSAPPGYEGYYLNVMAGPVRTWKFHNDPDHDWVMESKLAAKQKEK
- a CDS encoding CoA-acylating methylmalonate-semialdehyde dehydrogenase; its protein translation is MTMTTGVQTLKNYIGGQWVESRSGKTEAVPNPATGEVLAYVPISSREELDEAVRAAKEAFKTWRKTPVPRRARILFKYQQLLVEHWEELARLVTLENGKSYNEAYGEVQRGIECVEFAAGAPTLMMGRQLPDIATGIESGMYRYPIGVVGGITPFNFPMMVPCWMFPLAIACGNTFVLKPSERTPMLANRLAELFKEAGLPDGVLNIVHGAHDVVNGLLEHPDVKAISFVGSQPVGEYVYKTAAAHGKRVQALTGAKNHSIVMPDADLNVAVREIINAAFGSAGERCMAASVVVAVGEIADELVEKLVAAANELKIGNGLEESVFLGPVIREAHKQRTVKYIELGEKEGAILVRDGRKDAAVQDNGYFIGPTIFDRVTTDMTIWKDEIFAPVLSIVRVETLDEAIEVANKSPFANGACIYTRDGGNVRKFREEIDAGMLGVNLGVPAPMAFFPFSGWKNSFYGDLHANGMDGVEFYTRKKMVTSRW